Proteins from a genomic interval of Stenotrophomonas sp. WZN-1:
- a CDS encoding DUF4124 domain-containing protein produces the protein MNRFSFLLLLLSLCSASSIVHAQSTRLNRCTDAQGQSVYTDRPCDSVGARSRLPPPTPTGSTLPRDTLGARCPRRLSELVEALRTGIVSNDVNRLSSLYLWGAVSDAGAQRILGQLESLARRPLVDVVPVYPSQGLASSQEEGQSPASQGSDPEPPAARHPVGLRLEQTLPGSASRASTVLGLRRQYGCFWITL, from the coding sequence ATGAACCGTTTTTCCTTCCTGCTGTTGCTGCTGTCGTTGTGTTCGGCATCGAGCATTGTCCATGCGCAGTCCACACGCTTGAACCGCTGCACCGATGCGCAGGGGCAGAGCGTGTATACCGACCGCCCCTGCGACAGCGTCGGCGCCCGGTCGCGATTGCCACCACCCACGCCCACCGGCAGCACCCTGCCGCGCGACACCCTGGGTGCGCGCTGCCCAAGGCGCCTGAGCGAGCTGGTGGAAGCACTGCGCACCGGCATCGTCAGCAACGATGTGAACCGGCTGTCCTCGCTGTACCTGTGGGGTGCGGTCTCCGATGCCGGCGCGCAGCGCATCCTCGGCCAGCTGGAATCGCTGGCACGACGGCCGCTGGTCGACGTGGTGCCGGTGTATCCGTCACAGGGGCTGGCGTCCTCGCAGGAGGAGGGTCAGAGCCCTGCGTCGCAGGGATCCGACCCTGAGCCGCCAGCGGCACGGCATCCGGTCGGCCTGCGCCTGGAGCAGACGCTGCCCGGCAGCGCGTCGCGCGCCTCGACCGTGCTGGGCCTGCGCCGCCAATACGGGTGCTTCTGGATCACGTTGTGA
- a CDS encoding DUF3228 family protein, whose translation MSIVLTDFARPRLFPRVPRGNTIQDCTAEQFEAHLNAHAPLKVLDGYAPFCKLFVYENWTSTRCLTVPVTEANRHLLRSAYEARNREELPVLVRWFEGVESPRANYLVVILYSAGQLAKEGSPIEADWGIVGCIYTAEPEEVPMAPITMMRNALGVEEGGSGVPLDREAYQRAVAFWENNANWRP comes from the coding sequence ATGTCCATCGTCCTCACCGATTTCGCCCGTCCCCGCCTGTTCCCGCGCGTGCCGCGCGGCAACACCATCCAGGACTGCACTGCCGAGCAGTTCGAGGCACACCTCAATGCGCACGCGCCGCTGAAGGTGCTCGACGGCTATGCGCCGTTCTGCAAATTGTTCGTCTACGAGAACTGGACCAGCACGCGCTGCCTGACGGTGCCGGTCACCGAGGCCAACCGCCACCTGTTGCGCAGCGCTTACGAGGCGCGCAACCGCGAAGAGCTGCCGGTGCTGGTGCGCTGGTTCGAGGGCGTGGAATCGCCGCGTGCGAACTACCTGGTGGTGATCCTGTACAGCGCCGGGCAGCTGGCGAAGGAAGGCTCACCGATCGAGGCCGACTGGGGCATCGTCGGCTGCATCTATACCGCAGAACCGGAAGAAGTGCCGATGGCGCCGATTACCATGATGCGCAATGCGCTGGGCGTGGAGGAGGGCGGTTCCGGCGTGCCACTGGACCGGGAGGCCTACCAGCGCGCGGTGGCGTTCTGGGAGAACAACGCCAACTGGCGGCCGTGA
- the metF gene encoding methylenetetrahydrofolate reductase [NAD(P)H] translates to MTAISFEFYPPKTDEQRSQLDRAAARLKGYGPEYVSCTFGAGGSTLSYTSETVRHLNQHHGFEAAPHLSCVGGTRQEIRELLKLYRAIGCHRLVALRGDLPSGMGFPGDMRYAAELIDFIRAEHGDAFRIEVGAYPETHPQASDALADLKHFKAKIDAGADAAITQYFYNPDAYFHFVDAVRRLGVQVPITPGIMPIANFSQLRRFSEQCGAEIPRWISRRMQAYGDDAESVRAFGTEVVARLCQRLIEGGAPGLHFYTLNLAKPTTSVLKLLHG, encoded by the coding sequence ATGACTGCCATCAGCTTCGAGTTCTACCCGCCCAAGACCGACGAACAGCGCAGCCAGCTGGACCGCGCCGCGGCCAGGCTGAAGGGCTACGGCCCCGAGTACGTCTCCTGTACCTTCGGCGCCGGTGGCTCGACCCTGAGCTATACCTCCGAGACCGTGCGCCACCTCAACCAGCACCATGGCTTCGAGGCTGCACCGCACCTGTCCTGCGTCGGCGGCACCCGCCAGGAAATCCGCGAACTGCTCAAGCTGTACCGCGCCATCGGTTGCCATCGCCTGGTCGCGCTGCGCGGCGACCTGCCCTCCGGCATGGGGTTCCCCGGCGACATGCGCTACGCCGCCGAGCTGATCGACTTCATCCGCGCCGAACACGGCGACGCCTTCCGCATCGAAGTCGGTGCCTACCCGGAGACCCATCCACAGGCCTCCGATGCACTGGCCGACCTCAAGCACTTCAAGGCCAAGATCGATGCCGGCGCCGACGCGGCGATCACCCAGTATTTCTACAACCCGGATGCGTACTTTCACTTCGTCGATGCCGTGCGCCGGCTCGGCGTGCAGGTACCGATCACGCCCGGCATCATGCCGATCGCCAACTTCAGCCAGCTGCGCCGCTTCTCCGAACAGTGCGGTGCTGAAATCCCGCGCTGGATCAGCCGCAGGATGCAGGCCTATGGCGATGATGCCGAATCGGTGCGGGCGTTCGGTACCGAAGTGGTGGCCAGACTGTGCCAGCGCCTGATCGAGGGCGGCGCGCCGGGCCTGCACTTCTACACGTTGAACCTGGCCAAGCCGACCACGTCGGTGTTGAAGCTGCTGCACGGCTGA
- a CDS encoding LytTR family DNA-binding domain-containing protein has product MSGMLRVLIVDDARLARQELRTLLSVLPWVQCVGEADDVPAAREAIATLAPDLVLLDVQMPSGSGFDVLDGLETVPAVVFVTAYDTYAVRAFQANALDYLVKPVEAPRLLEALERARQREAVAADVPESRGTLGAQDQVFVREGERCWFVAVAEIRRLVVDGNYTRLWFRDQNALLTRSLSALEARLPPELFFRANRNTLVNLHRIRGVTPSIGDGYDLALDDGSEVEVSRRQARELRERMAL; this is encoded by the coding sequence ATGAGTGGCATGCTGCGCGTGTTGATCGTCGATGACGCACGGCTGGCGCGGCAGGAGCTGCGCACGCTGTTGTCGGTGCTGCCGTGGGTGCAGTGCGTGGGCGAGGCCGATGATGTACCGGCCGCACGCGAGGCGATCGCCACGCTGGCACCGGACCTGGTGCTGCTGGATGTGCAGATGCCCTCCGGCAGCGGTTTTGACGTGCTGGACGGCCTGGAGACGGTGCCGGCCGTGGTCTTCGTCACCGCCTACGACACCTACGCGGTGCGCGCGTTCCAGGCCAACGCGCTGGACTACCTGGTGAAGCCGGTGGAGGCGCCGCGGCTGCTGGAAGCGCTCGAGCGGGCGCGCCAGCGCGAGGCGGTGGCGGCCGACGTGCCGGAGTCGCGCGGCACGCTGGGCGCGCAGGACCAGGTGTTCGTGCGCGAGGGCGAACGCTGCTGGTTCGTGGCGGTCGCCGAGATCCGCCGGCTGGTGGTGGATGGCAACTACACGCGGCTGTGGTTCCGCGACCAGAACGCGCTGCTGACCCGCAGCCTGAGCGCGCTGGAAGCACGCCTGCCCCCCGAGCTGTTCTTCCGTGCCAACCGCAACACCCTGGTCAACCTGCACCGCATCCGTGGCGTGACGCCCAGCATTGGTGATGGCTATGACCTGGCGCTGGATGACGGCAGCGAGGTGGAAGTGTCGCGGCGGCAGGCGCGTGAACTGCGCGAGCGGATGGCGTTGTAG
- a CDS encoding Nudix family hydrolase, whose translation MPSPTRSIHVVAAVITDARGRVLLNRRTENRDMAGLWEFPGGKRESGETSEQALVRELREELGIEADVGPWLMDVPQRYPDKHLTLEVRHVRSWKGTPRGREGQAITWVAQDKLGRYSMPPADLPVVAALRQPDRYLITPAPADDTGGVQLWHEQLQQAVAAGQQRIQLRLPPEHPQRQAMIEQAVRAHHRGVQWLLNRDVALARALGVGVHLGSEQLLALQERPLPEGQLVAASCHDLEQLQAAQRLGCDFAVLGPVQATASHPDAAPLGWEAFAALRAQVSLPIYALGGMAAGHIAEARRHGGQGIAAIRGLWPA comes from the coding sequence ATGCCTTCCCCCACCCGATCGATCCATGTCGTGGCCGCCGTCATCACCGACGCCCGTGGCCGCGTGCTGCTCAACCGCCGTACCGAGAACCGCGACATGGCCGGCCTGTGGGAGTTCCCCGGCGGCAAGCGCGAATCCGGCGAGACCTCCGAACAGGCGCTGGTGCGTGAACTGCGCGAAGAGCTGGGCATCGAGGCCGATGTCGGGCCCTGGCTGATGGATGTGCCGCAGCGCTATCCGGACAAGCACCTGACCCTGGAAGTGCGCCACGTGCGCAGCTGGAAGGGCACACCGCGCGGGCGCGAAGGCCAGGCGATCACCTGGGTGGCGCAGGACAAGCTGGGCCGCTATTCGATGCCACCGGCCGACCTGCCGGTGGTGGCCGCACTGCGCCAACCGGACCGCTACCTGATCACGCCGGCACCGGCTGACGACACCGGTGGCGTGCAGCTGTGGCATGAGCAGCTGCAGCAGGCGGTGGCGGCGGGGCAGCAGCGCATCCAGCTGCGCCTGCCGCCGGAACATCCGCAGCGGCAGGCCATGATCGAACAGGCCGTGCGCGCGCATCACCGCGGCGTGCAGTGGCTGCTCAACCGCGATGTCGCGTTGGCACGCGCACTGGGCGTGGGCGTGCACCTGGGCAGCGAGCAATTGCTGGCGCTGCAGGAACGGCCCTTGCCGGAAGGGCAGCTGGTCGCCGCGTCCTGCCACGATCTGGAGCAGCTGCAGGCGGCGCAGCGGCTGGGCTGCGACTTCGCGGTGCTCGGCCCGGTGCAGGCCACGGCCAGCCATCCCGACGCGGCGCCGCTGGGCTGGGAGGCCTTCGCCGCACTGCGCGCGCAGGTGTCGCTGCCGATCTACGCATTGGGCGGGATGGCCGCCGGCCATATCGCCGAAGCCCGTCGCCATGGCGGGCAGGGCATCGCTGCGATCCGCGGGTTGTGGCCGGCGTGA
- a CDS encoding peptidoglycan-binding domain-containing protein, whose translation MATDSTLTREQLSTLFLNTELGGNTRHLDHFSYAQKGASTYSFGLVQFDVGGNPQARRFLRDNGFTAADIELLSQQGGLSTQQLAALDAKLQAIPQAKMDQLTNDKLDSAIGRVDEAIAKVRATNPAAADAIAANPELQLAMADYDNQFGSMGPQFINYLAGNAEKLQGGTVQAGNPPTRGDVQNFVDATKYGIQSPAAVTSRDERFDRAMTQLGITPTHAPSHGSPSAPGGNGVLVSGARGDEVQAMQQKLADLGYLGKDGKPLVADSDFGPGTLEAVKQFQREHQLTVDGKVGATTLGALDKAIAQQQQPATEPTMATPGHADNPRYQQVVEKLETLEEQRRQGGLSPLFKDRSQLENAAGQVAYESKLAGMSQVDTVLARPDNQGVFAVQGQLGDPAMHRTYVDLSQAVNHTLHDSTRQSQALDNELSQRQTQEQIQAQQSMSR comes from the coding sequence ATGGCAACGGATTCCACCCTTACCCGCGAACAGCTGTCCACGCTGTTCCTCAACACGGAGCTGGGCGGCAACACCCGCCACCTGGACCACTTCTCCTACGCGCAGAAAGGCGCCAGCACCTACTCGTTCGGGCTGGTGCAGTTCGATGTCGGCGGCAATCCGCAGGCCAGGCGCTTCCTGCGCGACAACGGTTTCACTGCCGCTGACATCGAACTGCTGTCCCAGCAGGGCGGATTGAGCACCCAGCAGCTGGCCGCGCTTGACGCCAAGTTGCAGGCCATTCCGCAGGCGAAGATGGACCAGCTCACCAACGACAAGCTGGACAGCGCCATCGGGCGCGTCGATGAAGCCATCGCCAAGGTGCGTGCCACCAACCCGGCCGCTGCCGATGCCATCGCGGCCAACCCCGAACTGCAGCTGGCCATGGCCGACTATGACAACCAGTTCGGCAGCATGGGCCCGCAGTTCATCAACTATCTGGCCGGCAACGCGGAAAAGCTGCAGGGCGGTACCGTCCAGGCCGGCAATCCGCCGACCCGTGGCGACGTGCAGAACTTCGTCGATGCCACCAAGTACGGCATCCAGTCGCCGGCCGCGGTGACCAGCCGCGATGAGCGCTTCGACCGGGCCATGACCCAGCTGGGCATCACCCCCACTCATGCTCCCTCGCACGGGTCGCCCAGTGCGCCCGGCGGCAACGGCGTACTGGTCAGCGGCGCCAGGGGCGATGAGGTACAGGCGATGCAGCAGAAGCTGGCCGACCTGGGCTATCTGGGCAAGGACGGCAAACCGCTGGTGGCCGACAGCGATTTCGGGCCCGGCACCCTGGAAGCGGTCAAGCAGTTCCAGCGTGAGCACCAGCTCACCGTCGATGGCAAGGTCGGCGCCACCACGCTGGGTGCGCTCGACAAGGCCATCGCGCAACAGCAACAGCCGGCTACCGAACCGACCATGGCCACCCCGGGCCACGCCGACAACCCACGCTACCAGCAGGTCGTGGAGAAGCTGGAAACGCTGGAAGAACAGCGCCGCCAGGGCGGCCTGTCGCCGCTGTTCAAAGACCGCAGCCAGCTCGAGAACGCCGCAGGCCAAGTGGCTTACGAGTCCAAGCTGGCCGGCATGAGCCAGGTCGATACCGTGCTGGCGCGGCCGGACAACCAGGGTGTGTTCGCAGTGCAGGGCCAGCTCGGCGATCCCGCCATGCACCGCACTTACGTCGATCTGTCGCAGGCGGTGAACCACACGCTGCACGACAGCACGCGGCAGAGCCAGGCGCTGGACAACGAACTGTCGCAGCGGCAGACCCAGGAACAGATACAGGCGCAGCAGTCGATGTCGCGCTGA
- a CDS encoding alpha/beta hydrolase, protein MKIFLALWYAMKALARLAMIGMAMAVLGSGSAHAATGSTAGRVQVEVVGKGRPLLMIPGLNSSAEVWRETCQALKDVQCHLVQLPGFAGAAAAEPRPVEFLPAMRGQLLAYLHDQHLGPVVVIGHSLGGLLGLQMAQAEPKTVSALVVVDALPFLPAARDPKATADSARPMADQLRKGMLAADAAQWQAQLKAGLPGMTRDPQRQAELGRWGEGSDRQTTADAMHAVMTTDLRDSIASITAPTLVLGSWAGYQPMGGTEDGTRAVFQAQYAKLQSVQIAMSAQGFHFLMWDDPRWLLEQVQRFLAAHP, encoded by the coding sequence ATGAAGATCTTCCTGGCACTCTGGTACGCGATGAAGGCCCTGGCCCGGCTGGCGATGATCGGCATGGCGATGGCCGTGCTCGGCTCCGGTTCCGCGCATGCCGCCACCGGCTCGACCGCTGGCAGGGTGCAGGTCGAGGTGGTCGGCAAGGGCCGACCGCTGCTGATGATCCCCGGCCTCAACAGCAGCGCCGAGGTCTGGCGCGAGACCTGCCAGGCCCTGAAGGATGTGCAGTGCCACCTGGTGCAGCTGCCGGGCTTTGCCGGCGCGGCAGCGGCCGAACCGCGCCCGGTCGAATTCCTGCCGGCGATGCGCGGGCAGCTGCTGGCCTACCTGCATGACCAGCACCTGGGGCCGGTGGTGGTGATCGGCCACAGCCTGGGCGGTCTGCTGGGCCTGCAGATGGCGCAGGCCGAGCCGAAGACGGTCAGCGCGCTGGTGGTGGTCGACGCCCTGCCATTCCTGCCGGCTGCGCGTGACCCGAAGGCCACCGCTGACAGCGCGCGGCCGATGGCCGACCAGCTGCGCAAGGGCATGCTGGCCGCCGACGCCGCGCAGTGGCAGGCGCAGTTGAAGGCGGGCCTGCCGGGCATGACCCGCGATCCGCAGCGCCAGGCTGAACTGGGCCGCTGGGGCGAAGGCAGTGACCGCCAGACCACGGCCGATGCCATGCATGCGGTGATGACCACCGACCTGCGCGATAGCATCGCTTCGATCACCGCGCCGACGCTGGTGCTCGGCAGCTGGGCCGGCTACCAGCCGATGGGCGGCACCGAAGACGGCACCCGGGCGGTATTCCAGGCCCAGTACGCGAAACTGCAGAGCGTGCAGATCGCGATGAGCGCGCAGGGTTTCCACTTCCTGATGTGGGATGATCCGCGCTGGTTGCTGGAACAGGTGCAGCGTTTCCTCGCCGCGCATCCCTGA
- a CDS encoding lysozyme inhibitor LprI family protein produces MPRNRDRMTRAMKPLMTLCWVALLAACSPPGSDAGATTTAASGQASTDGKAASTPAAAAGSSTACAEGASEVQTLICNDPALSQQEGELATAEASARDTLDAAGKDKLQAEQQRWIQHTRDLCGDAHCLQQVFADRLKVLSATRDGLVDQDACEVPDGQQQCVDLLVLRDPNSQLANFNTLLGENGQEGRLLGCTAATNMGGGPNAVLAANCIQETTAGKRNVQLCSNQMVGQFALEPAPAAYGTQAVRQLLGFTQQHCAG; encoded by the coding sequence ATGCCGCGCAACCGTGACCGAATGACCCGGGCGATGAAGCCCCTGATGACCCTGTGCTGGGTGGCCCTGCTGGCCGCCTGCAGCCCACCTGGCAGCGATGCCGGCGCCACCACTACGGCAGCCAGCGGGCAGGCCAGCACCGACGGCAAGGCAGCCAGCACCCCGGCAGCGGCCGCGGGCAGCAGCACTGCCTGCGCCGAGGGGGCATCGGAGGTACAGACCCTGATCTGCAACGACCCTGCCCTGTCGCAGCAGGAAGGCGAGCTGGCCACGGCCGAAGCCTCCGCACGCGACACCCTCGATGCCGCCGGCAAGGACAAGCTGCAGGCCGAGCAGCAGCGCTGGATCCAGCACACGCGCGACCTGTGCGGTGACGCGCACTGCCTGCAACAGGTATTCGCCGATCGCCTGAAGGTGCTGTCGGCCACGCGCGACGGCCTGGTCGACCAGGACGCCTGCGAAGTGCCCGATGGCCAGCAGCAGTGCGTGGACCTGCTGGTGCTGCGCGACCCCAACAGCCAGCTGGCGAACTTCAACACGCTGCTGGGAGAAAACGGCCAGGAGGGCCGCCTGCTGGGCTGCACGGCCGCCACCAACATGGGCGGCGGCCCCAACGCCGTGCTGGCGGCCAACTGCATCCAGGAAACCACCGCCGGCAAGCGCAACGTGCAGCTGTGCAGCAACCAGATGGTCGGCCAGTTCGCCCTCGAACCGGCACCGGCCGCATACGGCACCCAGGCCGTCCGCCAGCTGCTCGGCTTCACCCAGCAGCACTGCGCAGGCTGA
- a CDS encoding energy transducer TonB codes for MMLGRVMRWSALLVVLLAGGGCSPGYDAGAACGSLAELAPVRDAGVEQLRASQDGGRCTFRAQGRDAAALQRQQRMLDALSVIACGQPAQVRQVAGAAGFELQMPPRCPLSARSSLFIQDDPRWTLDRPSMPDYPAAAHADKQEGTVHLRLLLDDEGRVKAAIVATSSGHPLLDEAAGKGALRWRSKREWWAFSTTRMSLVRTTVAFAAN; via the coding sequence ATGATGCTGGGACGGGTGATGCGATGGAGTGCACTGCTGGTGGTGCTGCTTGCCGGCGGTGGGTGCTCGCCGGGGTACGATGCCGGCGCCGCCTGTGGGAGCCTGGCCGAGCTGGCGCCGGTCCGCGATGCCGGTGTCGAGCAGTTGCGGGCCTCGCAGGACGGTGGACGCTGCACCTTCCGCGCGCAGGGGCGCGATGCGGCAGCGTTGCAGCGCCAGCAGCGCATGCTGGATGCCCTCTCCGTCATCGCGTGTGGCCAGCCTGCGCAGGTACGGCAGGTCGCGGGCGCGGCGGGGTTCGAACTGCAGATGCCGCCGCGTTGCCCGCTCTCGGCCCGCAGCTCGCTGTTCATCCAGGACGACCCACGCTGGACGCTTGATCGTCCGTCGATGCCGGATTACCCGGCGGCCGCGCATGCCGACAAGCAGGAAGGTACTGTTCACCTGCGCCTTCTGTTGGACGACGAGGGGCGCGTCAAGGCGGCCATCGTGGCCACGTCCAGCGGCCACCCGTTGCTTGATGAAGCGGCGGGCAAGGGCGCGTTGAGATGGCGATCGAAGCGGGAGTGGTGGGCGTTCAGCACCACGCGCATGAGCCTGGTGCGGACGACGGTGGCGTTCGCCGCCAACTAG
- a CDS encoding amidohydrolase family protein → MDAARALPRSAHRRRWPIALAILLLAPPLLFAAALLWPLSAPPLPEPGTSRVIVNARVVDVVRGHVSEPTTVTVRNGTITAIGDVPRDTTMPVLDAGGRWLLPGFWDMHTHALQVSPQLQFPLMLANGITGIRDMMDCPKATDPLIACVADKRRWTAQAIAGQQVAPRFVQIASFYFEDPSLAPEAAAARARTYSARGVDALKVYNRLRADTYQRLATEAQQLRRPLVGHLPRVVPLEAAVQAGQRSFEHAHLFVRHCFDNAAAWRGGTLDSEDPTTLAERMVGGYQPALCNEAFGGMQASGAAFVPTHVTREEDARARDPAFIDDPRLAYLDPLSRWAWRDDLQATVARYPGLRGEDALKAYFEHGLALTGAAHRAGVTVLVGTDTGLGGFRYHDELQWLRQAGLSQADVLRAATLQAARHLQLQASHGSVEVGKVADLVLLDGNPLHDTANTRRVHAVLLAGHLYDRSRLDALLAYARAQARSPAVMARLLWGFLISPVSAEL, encoded by the coding sequence ATGGATGCAGCACGCGCGTTGCCCCGTTCCGCCCACCGTCGGCGATGGCCGATCGCCCTGGCCATCCTGCTGCTGGCGCCGCCATTGCTGTTCGCCGCCGCTCTGCTCTGGCCGCTGTCGGCACCGCCGTTGCCCGAGCCGGGCACCAGCCGCGTGATCGTCAATGCCCGCGTGGTGGATGTCGTGCGCGGCCACGTCAGTGAACCGACCACGGTGACAGTGCGCAATGGCACGATCACCGCCATTGGCGATGTGCCACGGGACACAACAATGCCGGTTCTTGATGCCGGTGGCCGCTGGCTGCTGCCCGGCTTCTGGGACATGCACACCCATGCACTGCAGGTGTCGCCGCAGCTGCAGTTCCCGCTGATGCTGGCCAACGGCATCACCGGCATCCGCGACATGATGGACTGCCCGAAGGCCACCGACCCGCTGATCGCCTGCGTGGCCGACAAGCGCCGCTGGACCGCACAGGCCATTGCAGGGCAGCAGGTTGCACCGCGCTTCGTGCAGATCGCCAGTTTCTACTTCGAAGATCCGTCACTCGCGCCGGAGGCAGCCGCTGCGCGTGCACGCACGTACAGCGCGCGCGGTGTTGATGCGTTGAAGGTCTACAACCGGCTGCGTGCGGATACCTACCAGCGGCTGGCCACCGAGGCGCAGCAGCTGCGCCGTCCGTTGGTCGGCCACCTGCCCAGGGTCGTGCCTCTGGAAGCCGCCGTGCAGGCGGGCCAGCGCAGCTTCGAGCATGCCCATCTGTTTGTGCGCCACTGCTTCGACAACGCGGCGGCGTGGCGCGGTGGCACGCTCGACAGCGAGGATCCAACCACGCTGGCCGAACGCATGGTCGGCGGCTACCAGCCCGCGCTCTGCAACGAGGCGTTCGGCGGAATGCAGGCCAGCGGTGCCGCGTTCGTGCCGACGCACGTCACCCGCGAGGAAGACGCGCGCGCACGCGACCCCGCCTTCATCGACGATCCGCGCCTGGCCTATCTGGATCCACTCTCACGCTGGGCGTGGCGTGATGACCTGCAGGCCACCGTGGCACGCTACCCCGGCCTGCGCGGCGAAGACGCACTGAAAGCCTACTTCGAGCACGGGCTGGCGCTGACCGGTGCCGCGCATCGCGCCGGCGTCACCGTGCTGGTCGGCACCGATACGGGCCTGGGCGGCTTCCGCTACCACGATGAACTGCAGTGGCTGCGGCAAGCCGGCCTGAGCCAGGCCGACGTGCTGCGCGCAGCCACGTTGCAGGCCGCGCGCCATCTGCAGCTGCAGGCATCGCATGGCAGCGTCGAGGTCGGCAAGGTGGCCGATCTGGTGCTGCTCGATGGCAACCCGCTGCACGACACCGCCAATACCCGCCGCGTGCATGCGGTGCTGCTGGCCGGCCATCTCTACGACCGCTCGCGGCTGGATGCACTGCTCGCCTACGCCCGCGCACAGGCACGCTCACCGGCAGTGATGGCGCGCCTGCTGTGGGGCTTCCTCATCAGCCCGGTCAGTGCCGAGCTATAG
- the ybaK gene encoding Cys-tRNA(Pro) deacylase: MTPAINLLKREKIVHTVRSYVHDAHAESYGGEAVDKLGLDPAQVFKTLLASTEAHELLVAIVPVAGQLDLKALAEAAGCKKCEMAAADAAQRATGYLVGGISPLGQKKRLRTFLDASAEALPALHVSAGRRGLEVELAPADLLRLTAGHYAAIGKAR; this comes from the coding sequence ATGACCCCGGCCATCAACCTGCTCAAGCGCGAGAAGATCGTCCACACCGTGCGCAGCTACGTGCACGACGCCCACGCCGAATCGTACGGCGGCGAAGCCGTCGACAAGCTCGGCCTCGACCCGGCCCAGGTGTTCAAGACCCTGCTGGCCAGCACTGAAGCACACGAACTGCTGGTGGCGATCGTGCCGGTCGCCGGTCAGCTCGACCTGAAGGCGCTGGCCGAAGCCGCCGGCTGCAAGAAGTGCGAGATGGCCGCCGCCGATGCCGCACAGCGCGCGACCGGCTACCTGGTCGGTGGCATCAGCCCGCTCGGGCAGAAGAAGCGCCTGCGTACCTTCCTGGACGCCAGCGCAGAAGCGCTGCCGGCGCTGCATGTCAGCGCCGGGCGCCGTGGCCTGGAGGTGGAACTGGCACCGGCCGACCTGCTGCGGCTGACTGCCGGCCACTACGCTGCCATCGGCAAGGCGCGCTGA
- a CDS encoding histidine kinase has translation MDATTPSRRFWTLNALAWAGYAMYGLWVGMRIGGGVVFSGIVLITVSVAVSLWLCSGALRSVALRQRWWEGSLGRLVLKLAAGVVVGASVAQAVTAALLLPALALGWVQLPGGHADYQWSSVLVYWMNTALFLLMWTGLWAGLHGLRRARHSELARLRAEAERSALERDALRARLNPHFMFNALNNLRALILEDPERARDMVTRLSRTLRQALAHSRSEQVTLAEELVVVDDYLAIEAVHFEQRLQVRRQIDADATQAQLPAMALQLLVENAIKHGIASRPGGGEVQIRARLDNDVLRLQVDNPLATGSEPAHGHGVGLAYLRAQLGTRGRLVLQPVGDRMQALLEIPQ, from the coding sequence ATGGATGCCACCACGCCTTCCCGCCGTTTCTGGACGCTCAACGCGCTGGCATGGGCCGGTTATGCGATGTACGGGCTGTGGGTGGGAATGCGGATCGGTGGCGGCGTGGTGTTCAGCGGCATCGTGCTGATCACCGTCAGCGTGGCGGTCTCACTCTGGTTGTGCAGCGGCGCATTGCGTTCGGTTGCACTGCGCCAGCGCTGGTGGGAGGGGAGCCTGGGCCGCCTGGTGCTGAAACTGGCCGCCGGCGTGGTGGTCGGGGCCAGCGTCGCACAGGCGGTAACGGCTGCGCTACTGCTGCCGGCACTGGCGCTGGGCTGGGTGCAGCTGCCTGGCGGCCATGCCGATTACCAGTGGTCTTCGGTGTTGGTGTATTGGATGAACACCGCGCTGTTCCTGCTGATGTGGACCGGTTTGTGGGCGGGCCTGCACGGCCTGCGGCGGGCGCGCCACAGTGAGCTGGCCCGGCTGCGCGCCGAGGCCGAACGCAGCGCCCTGGAGCGCGATGCGCTGCGTGCGCGGCTCAACCCGCACTTCATGTTCAATGCGCTGAACAACCTGCGTGCGCTGATCCTGGAAGACCCGGAACGGGCCCGCGACATGGTCACCCGCTTGTCGCGCACGCTGCGCCAGGCGCTGGCGCACAGCCGCAGCGAGCAGGTCACGCTGGCCGAGGAACTGGTGGTGGTCGACGATTACCTGGCCATCGAGGCGGTCCATTTCGAACAGCGCCTGCAGGTGCGCCGGCAGATCGATGCCGATGCCACGCAGGCGCAGCTGCCGGCGATGGCGTTGCAGTTGCTGGTGGAGAACGCGATCAAGCACGGTATCGCCAGTCGCCCCGGCGGCGGCGAGGTACAGATCCGCGCCAGGCTGGACAATGATGTGCTGCGCCTGCAGGTGGACAATCCACTTGCAACCGGCAGCGAACCCGCCCATGGCCATGGCGTCGGCCTGGCCTACCTGCGTGCGCAGCTGGGCACGCGTGGCCGATTGGTGCTGCAGCCGGTCGGTGACCGCATGCAGGCCCTGCTGGAGATTCCGCAATGA